The following are encoded together in the Arcticibacterium luteifluviistationis genome:
- a CDS encoding cell envelope integrity protein TolA encodes MLTPNNTFIISRIIKLRAWSFFKVLFAFLFINATFSLDVLAQRDVIITQAKEEIRCRILDETPTRFIYAYVGPKGDILRNEIFKNLVSDFRYNKYDSDLPLATSKKGKSKKNKKSKDIGFATNDVASSDSHSKETVKNKKDKEEKAVSESKALEQPVKSKKELRKEQKANKEKDEVASKDKADQEVLAEIKTSQEPEKSKKELRKEQKANEDKAKVEKANEDEIVLETSKKPVTEIKQPVDKELTKESKEKPVAKNIDEKSTLKPEKSMVEVPKKSTPVVGGTSVETTGEFENYLKWRIGVKAGIGNILDNNFEASNAYGLYQERLLKGWTFGADLAFFPLEGFGLGLVYTDFKSSNSSDNLTYINQVSGEEITGSISNKVSRKFLGPAFFLRKGIDFKTFVVLGVSPGMYFYSDKGDYSQANFEYTGREFGGAATLGLDFLLGNDIIGRDIILSLEAGYNMGKINDLNYGDGTGAVTLANPIIMDRLDFSIGLRFMRFPKYLKK; translated from the coding sequence ATGCTTACACCTAATAATACGTTTATAATCAGTAGGATAATTAAATTAAGAGCGTGGTCTTTTTTTAAGGTTCTTTTTGCTTTTTTATTCATAAATGCGACATTTTCCCTTGATGTGTTGGCTCAAAGGGACGTTATTATCACCCAAGCAAAAGAAGAAATTAGGTGTAGGATATTGGATGAAACACCAACTCGTTTTATTTATGCTTATGTAGGGCCTAAGGGTGATATTCTTAGAAATGAGATTTTTAAAAACTTAGTAAGTGATTTCCGTTACAATAAATATGATAGTGATCTTCCTTTAGCTACCTCGAAAAAAGGGAAGTCTAAAAAGAACAAAAAATCTAAAGACATTGGCTTTGCTACTAATGATGTAGCGAGTAGTGATTCTCACTCAAAGGAAACCGTTAAGAATAAAAAGGATAAAGAAGAGAAGGCGGTTTCAGAAAGTAAGGCTTTAGAGCAGCCTGTGAAATCTAAAAAGGAATTAAGAAAAGAACAAAAAGCGAATAAGGAAAAGGACGAAGTTGCTTCTAAAGATAAGGCCGATCAAGAAGTGTTGGCCGAAATTAAAACTTCCCAAGAGCCTGAAAAGTCTAAAAAAGAATTAAGAAAGGAGCAAAAGGCGAATGAGGATAAAGCAAAGGTGGAAAAGGCTAATGAAGATGAAATTGTTTTAGAAACTTCAAAAAAGCCAGTAACAGAAATTAAGCAGCCTGTTGACAAAGAATTGACAAAAGAGTCAAAAGAAAAGCCAGTTGCTAAAAATATTGATGAGAAATCAACCTTGAAACCTGAGAAATCCATGGTTGAGGTTCCAAAGAAATCAACTCCGGTTGTTGGAGGTACATCCGTTGAGACTACTGGCGAATTTGAAAATTATTTAAAGTGGCGTATAGGTGTTAAAGCAGGAATTGGAAATATTTTGGACAACAATTTTGAAGCATCTAATGCTTATGGTTTGTATCAAGAAAGGCTTTTGAAAGGCTGGACTTTTGGTGCAGATTTAGCCTTTTTCCCATTAGAAGGTTTTGGCTTAGGCTTAGTTTATACAGATTTTAAGTCGTCCAACTCTAGCGATAATTTAACTTATATAAATCAGGTTTCTGGTGAGGAAATAACCGGAAGTATTTCTAATAAAGTATCTAGAAAATTTTTAGGACCTGCTTTTTTCTTGAGGAAAGGTATTGATTTTAAGACATTTGTAGTGTTGGGTGTGAGCCCTGGAATGTATTTTTACAGTGATAAAGGAGATTATAGTCAGGCTAATTTTGAATATACAGGAAGAGAGTTTGGCGGAGCCGCTACCTTAGGCCTAGACTTTTTATTAGGAAATGATATTATAGGACGAGACATCATTCTTAGCCTAGAAGCTGGATATAATATGGGTAAGATTAATGACCTAAATTATGGTGACGGTACAGGAGCGGTGACTTTAGCCAATCCTATTATTATGGATAGGCTAGATTTCTCTATCGGACTAAGGTTTATGAGGTTTCCTAAATATTTGAAGAAGTAA
- a CDS encoding PhoX family protein, which yields MKKLLLVCLLVYTSSLSCLGMVSPENTILVDSTITPLSNFTSLAPLDQKDSLFIPFGYSFQVIAQRGDTMSDGNTFPPNFDFTGFVPLNGSSTNGYLSINSEYLPGGVSIMDVNFDSTTIRWSKSNASAIDFTPVVGTVANCSGTVTPWNTIITCEEYPTTYDFNNDSYNDTGWAIEIDPVSRTIVNNQKIWALGNFAHENIVVHANQRTAYQGADSSPGYLFKFVADAAQNLHSGKLYVYVGSKGGSGNWLLLNNTTKAERNSTMTQAASLGATSFAGIEDVEISPKDGKIYFAVKGESTVYRFEDSDPLTGTTVSNFETFVGGSTQTYDLNTSSGIINEPWGTGNDNLAFDNEGNLWVLQDGSRNYVWLVDTSHTQANPSVKIFMRPPTGSEPTGLTFSPDNKFMFMSIQHPSGANNSSFQQDVNNLNVTFERDVSLIIARNETWKIKPCQANLSLNTSPISSGTYQSSHEIQAYGEIENPSKVFLKANTYIILNQGFSVQAGATFLGHIGGCQNN from the coding sequence TTGAAAAAGCTCCTACTTGTGTGTTTGCTAGTTTACACTAGCTCACTATCATGCTTAGGCATGGTTTCTCCAGAAAACACAATTCTGGTAGATAGTACAATTACGCCATTATCTAACTTTACTTCTTTAGCCCCTCTAGACCAAAAAGACTCGCTCTTTATACCTTTTGGTTACAGTTTTCAGGTAATTGCTCAAAGAGGAGATACAATGAGTGACGGCAATACCTTCCCTCCAAATTTTGATTTCACAGGATTTGTCCCATTAAACGGCAGCAGTACTAACGGTTACCTCTCCATCAATTCAGAATACCTACCTGGTGGAGTTTCTATAATGGATGTTAATTTTGACAGTACCACCATTCGTTGGTCTAAATCAAACGCTTCCGCCATAGACTTTACACCCGTGGTGGGCACCGTGGCAAACTGCTCGGGCACAGTTACTCCATGGAATACCATTATCACCTGCGAAGAGTACCCAACTACCTATGACTTTAATAATGATAGTTACAACGATACTGGTTGGGCGATTGAAATTGACCCAGTCAGCAGAACTATTGTCAATAATCAGAAGATTTGGGCTCTTGGAAACTTTGCACATGAGAATATAGTCGTTCATGCAAACCAAAGAACAGCTTATCAAGGTGCAGATAGCAGCCCAGGATACCTGTTCAAATTTGTAGCAGATGCAGCACAAAATCTTCATTCAGGGAAGTTATATGTTTACGTTGGTTCAAAAGGTGGCTCAGGTAACTGGCTTTTACTTAATAATACTACTAAAGCCGAAAGAAACTCTACTATGACACAAGCCGCAAGTTTGGGAGCAACAAGTTTTGCGGGAATTGAGGATGTAGAAATTAGTCCAAAGGATGGAAAAATATACTTTGCTGTAAAAGGAGAAAGTACAGTTTATCGCTTTGAAGACTCTGACCCTTTAACTGGAACTACCGTAAGTAACTTTGAAACATTTGTTGGAGGCTCTACACAAACTTATGATTTAAATACTTCCTCTGGAATAATCAATGAACCATGGGGTACGGGAAACGACAATCTTGCTTTTGATAATGAAGGCAATCTATGGGTTTTACAAGATGGTAGTCGAAATTATGTTTGGCTGGTAGATACTAGCCATACACAAGCCAATCCTTCTGTTAAAATTTTCATGAGGCCACCCACAGGCTCAGAACCTACTGGCTTGACATTTTCTCCAGACAATAAATTTATGTTTATGTCTATTCAGCACCCTTCTGGAGCTAATAACTCAAGTTTTCAGCAAGATGTCAATAACCTAAATGTCACTTTTGAAAGAGATGTAAGTTTGATAATTGCAAGAAATGAAACTTGGAAAATTAAGCCATGCCAAGCAAACTTAAGTCTTAATACCAGCCCTATTTCATCTGGCACTTACCAAAGCTCTCATGAGATTCAGGCATACGGTGAAATAGAAAATCCATCAAAAGTTTTCCTCAAGGCCAATACTTATATTATACTAAATCAAGGCTTCTCGGTTCAGGCAGGTGCTACGTTTCTCGGGCATATTGGTGGCTGCCAAAATAATTAG
- a CDS encoding RNA polymerase sigma factor — MEKVRINESELVSAYIKGDDAAFDTLVERYKSKIYTTIYLVVKDQYVAEDLMQDTFIKAIKTLRNGKYNEEGKFLPWILRIGHNLAIDYFRRAKRYPKVVFEDGSNVFNTLNFSENSIETKQIKKESHEHLRGLIKQLPDQQREVLIMRHYEDMSFQEIADATGVSINTALGRMRYALINLRKMMSKSVYAYDTNLYNTVK, encoded by the coding sequence ATGGAAAAAGTTCGAATTAACGAGAGTGAACTGGTATCAGCATACATCAAAGGAGATGATGCGGCTTTTGACACGCTAGTAGAGCGTTACAAATCTAAAATATACACCACCATTTATCTTGTAGTGAAAGACCAGTATGTGGCTGAAGACCTTATGCAGGATACTTTTATCAAAGCGATAAAAACACTACGAAATGGTAAGTATAATGAAGAAGGTAAATTTCTTCCTTGGATACTGAGAATAGGTCATAACCTCGCTATAGACTATTTCCGTAGAGCAAAACGCTACCCAAAAGTAGTTTTTGAAGACGGAAGCAATGTTTTTAATACTCTTAATTTCTCAGAGAACTCGATTGAAACTAAACAAATCAAGAAGGAATCTCACGAGCACTTAAGGGGATTGATAAAACAACTGCCAGATCAGCAAAGAGAAGTGCTCATTATGAGACACTATGAAGACATGAGTTTTCAGGAAATTGCTGATGCAACTGGTGTAAGTATCAATACTGCTTTGGGTCGTATGCGTTATGCTCTCATTAATTTAAGAAAAATGATGAGTAAATCAGTTTATGCGTATGATACCAACCTTTACAACACAGTTAAATGA